The following are encoded together in the Kribbella sp. CA-293567 genome:
- the menD gene encoding 2-succinyl-5-enolpyruvyl-6-hydroxy-3-cyclohexene-1-carboxylic-acid synthase: MNPSTAFATVVVDELIRSGVREAVLAPGSRSTPLALALVAADRDGRLRLHVRIDERTAGFLALGLIRGTGLPVPVVTTSGTAVANLYPAVLEASHSGLPLIVLSADRPPELRGTGANQTTDQLKLFGDAVRLFHELGTPSKQLGQVAYWRSQVSRAVSTAVGARTADPGPVQLNCPLVEPLVPTDDGDWPEPLDGRSAGPWTSVHATAAQPSAVAPGPKTVVVAGDGASQAARLAAEAGGWPLFAEPSSRARTGPAVISAYRLLLGATALGGEIERVLVFGHPTLSRPISQLLARPEVELIVVAPTGLWPDAAHRAAAVVTGLEVVGKDRTDWLDRWQQADQLARAAMDKVLAGGLSGPAVATLVGEAVGADGMLVVASSNPVRDLDLAPVVPIRTVANRGLAGIDGTLSTAVGAALANAGATYALVGDLAFLHDSNGLVIGPAEARPDLRIVVLNDNGGGIFSTLEQGGGDYAADFERVFGTPHGVDFAALCAATGTPHRLVTTADELRELLARTVNGIDVIEVRVDRTARRDLHAELHQAVSRL, from the coding sequence ATGAACCCGTCCACGGCATTCGCGACAGTGGTGGTCGACGAGCTGATCAGGTCCGGCGTACGGGAGGCTGTGCTGGCTCCCGGCTCCCGCAGTACGCCGCTGGCACTCGCCCTGGTCGCCGCGGACCGTGACGGGCGCCTGCGCCTGCACGTGCGGATCGACGAGCGTACGGCGGGCTTCCTGGCCCTCGGTCTCATCCGCGGTACCGGCCTGCCGGTGCCAGTGGTGACGACCTCCGGTACTGCGGTCGCCAACCTCTACCCGGCGGTCCTCGAGGCCTCGCACAGCGGCCTGCCGCTGATCGTGCTGAGCGCGGACCGTCCGCCGGAGCTGCGTGGGACCGGCGCGAACCAGACCACCGACCAGCTCAAGCTGTTCGGCGACGCCGTCCGTCTGTTCCACGAGCTCGGTACGCCGAGCAAGCAGCTGGGCCAAGTCGCCTACTGGCGTTCGCAAGTCTCCCGGGCGGTCTCGACCGCCGTCGGAGCTCGCACGGCCGACCCTGGCCCGGTGCAGCTGAACTGCCCGCTGGTAGAGCCGTTGGTGCCGACCGACGACGGTGACTGGCCAGAGCCGCTTGACGGGCGCAGTGCCGGCCCGTGGACGAGTGTGCATGCCACTGCAGCGCAGCCTTCGGCCGTAGCGCCTGGGCCGAAGACCGTGGTCGTTGCCGGTGATGGTGCCTCGCAGGCAGCGCGACTTGCCGCCGAGGCAGGAGGCTGGCCGTTGTTCGCCGAGCCGTCCAGCCGGGCCAGGACCGGGCCCGCGGTGATCTCGGCGTACCGGTTGTTGCTTGGAGCAACTGCCTTGGGTGGTGAGATCGAGCGGGTGCTGGTGTTCGGGCATCCGACGCTGTCGCGGCCGATCTCCCAGCTGCTGGCCCGGCCCGAGGTGGAACTGATCGTGGTCGCGCCGACCGGTCTGTGGCCGGATGCGGCTCACCGGGCGGCGGCCGTGGTGACCGGGCTGGAGGTCGTCGGCAAGGACCGGACCGACTGGCTGGATCGCTGGCAGCAGGCAGATCAGCTGGCCCGGGCAGCGATGGACAAGGTACTGGCGGGCGGGCTCTCGGGTCCGGCCGTCGCGACCCTGGTCGGCGAGGCCGTCGGCGCCGACGGGATGCTCGTGGTCGCGTCGTCCAACCCGGTGCGCGACCTCGATCTGGCTCCCGTCGTTCCGATCCGCACAGTGGCGAACCGTGGCCTGGCCGGGATCGACGGCACCCTCTCCACCGCTGTGGGCGCCGCGCTGGCCAACGCGGGGGCGACGTACGCGCTGGTGGGGGATCTGGCCTTCCTGCACGACTCCAACGGTCTGGTGATCGGCCCGGCCGAGGCCAGGCCGGACCTCCGGATCGTGGTCCTCAACGACAACGGTGGCGGGATCTTCTCCACCCTGGAGCAGGGCGGTGGCGACTACGCGGCCGACTTCGAGCGCGTCTTCGGTACGCCGCACGGCGTCGACTTCGCGGCGTTGTGCGCCGCCACCGGAACACCGCATCGGCTGGTGACGACGGCAGACGAACTGCGGGAGCTGCTGGCGCGCACGGTGAACGGGATCGACGTCATCGAGGTGCGGGTCGACCGTACTGCGCGTCGTGACCTGCACGCCGAGCTGCACCAGGCGGTCAGCCGGCTGTAG
- the mptB gene encoding polyprenol phosphomannose-dependent alpha 1,6 mannosyltransferase MptB has protein sequence MRVPSALVRGLVGSCIVAAASLVTSVVPESSWVASLPIAGDLRATLPGRMTGLTLMVAGLGLMVWAWLTVGREVLAGVRYRLTPLIVCWSTPLLFIPPLFSRDAWSYAAQGALVAEGYDPYSVGPGVLSGQVIEAVDPMWMQTPAPYGPLPLAYGGLAARLTMDPYVLMLAHRLLAVLGFLLIAWAIPRLATACRVSPAVATWLVVANPVLITHGLGAAHNDVLMLGVACSAFALALTGHWGTAAVLAGTAAAVKLPGGLVVIAIAAVMSPLAGRARLRLASLTVAGIVSVLTLVTIGELTGVGSGWLGALDVPGLVRSPLSIANLIGLGASGVLAWLGEDSAAQQALQIVRLLGMLSAVGLIAVLGLRSSIHNAARAVGIALLAVVLLGPTAHDWYFVWCLPFLAVARPGRKLTTALIGVSIILTIAAPLNSSLRGAVIPILVTTSLVLVVVGCLLGRLRTLQPAAPAKVVATAG, from the coding sequence ATGCGAGTGCCGTCGGCGTTGGTTCGTGGGCTGGTGGGGTCGTGCATCGTGGCCGCCGCGTCGTTGGTGACCTCGGTGGTGCCGGAGTCCTCGTGGGTGGCGTCGCTGCCGATCGCCGGCGACCTCCGGGCGACGTTGCCAGGACGGATGACCGGCCTGACCCTCATGGTGGCCGGTCTCGGGCTGATGGTGTGGGCATGGCTCACCGTCGGCCGCGAAGTGCTGGCCGGCGTGCGCTACCGGCTGACGCCACTGATCGTCTGCTGGAGCACACCACTGCTGTTCATCCCGCCCCTGTTCAGCCGGGACGCCTGGAGCTATGCCGCCCAGGGCGCGCTGGTGGCCGAGGGCTACGACCCCTACAGCGTCGGACCCGGTGTGCTGTCGGGTCAGGTGATCGAAGCAGTCGACCCGATGTGGATGCAGACGCCAGCGCCGTACGGACCACTACCTCTCGCGTACGGCGGCCTGGCAGCTCGCCTGACCATGGATCCCTACGTACTGATGCTGGCGCACCGCCTGCTGGCAGTGCTGGGCTTCCTCCTGATCGCCTGGGCGATACCGCGACTAGCGACCGCCTGCCGGGTGTCCCCGGCGGTTGCGACCTGGCTGGTCGTCGCCAACCCAGTACTGATCACGCACGGCCTCGGCGCGGCGCACAACGACGTACTGATGCTAGGTGTGGCTTGCTCTGCTTTCGCCTTGGCTCTCACCGGGCATTGGGGCACTGCTGCCGTCCTGGCCGGTACTGCGGCCGCCGTCAAGCTGCCCGGTGGACTGGTGGTCATCGCCATTGCCGCGGTGATGAGCCCCCTGGCCGGGCGCGCGCGTCTGCGGCTGGCAAGCCTGACAGTGGCGGGGATCGTCTCAGTGCTGACTCTGGTGACGATCGGCGAGCTGACCGGCGTCGGCTCGGGCTGGCTGGGCGCACTCGACGTACCGGGGCTCGTACGGTCGCCGTTGTCGATCGCCAACCTCATCGGGCTGGGCGCTTCCGGCGTACTGGCCTGGCTGGGAGAGGACAGTGCGGCGCAGCAGGCGTTGCAGATCGTGCGCCTGCTCGGGATGCTCAGCGCGGTCGGGCTGATCGCAGTACTGGGGCTGCGGTCGTCCATCCACAACGCGGCCCGGGCAGTGGGAATCGCCTTGCTGGCAGTGGTTCTGCTGGGCCCGACAGCTCACGACTGGTACTTCGTCTGGTGCCTGCCGTTCCTCGCGGTCGCCCGCCCCGGCCGGAAGCTGACCACCGCGCTGATCGGCGTCAGCATCATCCTGACCATCGCCGCGCCCCTCAACTCGTCGCTGCGCGGCGCGGTCATCCCCATCCTCGTCACCACGTCCCTGGTGCTCGTGGTGGTCGGCTGTCTGCTCGGCCGGCTCCGCACGCTGCAGCCGGCCGCACCGGCCAAGGTGGTCGCTACAGCCGGCTGA